Proteins found in one Candidatus Methylomirabilota bacterium genomic segment:
- the carA gene encoding glutamine-hydrolyzing carbamoyl-phosphate synthase small subunit, translating to MKSAILALADGTVFEGRAFGGEGECVGEVVFNTAMTGYQEILTDPSYKGQIVCMTYPLIGNYGINPEDIESQRPFLEGFIVKEGSPYPSNWRKSKTLEAYLQECGIVGIQGIDTRALTKHIRDRGAMEGVISTADSSPQSLVEKARSSPGLIGRDLVKEVTCSESFRWRQGEWRWGHGYSDDRVPTTDDREHKRAQLDLFGERTSDFGELSRAVVGQRFQVVAIDCGIKYNILRQLVSTGCDVVVVPATTTANEILALDPDGIFISNGPGDPEGVMHLVETTRQLLGKRPIFGICLGHQILGLALGGRTYKLKFGHHGANHPVKELHTGKVEVTTQNHGFAVDIDSIPGGEVELTHVNLNDGTVEGMRHIRLPVFSVQYHPEASPGPHDSRYLFDRFVALMERNRCTREPVELLHVEGTRIRQRGGIAI from the coding sequence ATGAAGTCCGCGATCCTGGCCTTGGCAGACGGAACCGTCTTTGAGGGGCGTGCCTTCGGTGGCGAAGGCGAATGCGTCGGCGAGGTAGTCTTCAATACAGCCATGACCGGCTATCAAGAGATCCTCACCGATCCCTCGTACAAGGGGCAGATCGTCTGCATGACTTACCCCCTCATCGGTAATTACGGGATCAATCCCGAGGACATCGAGTCCCAACGCCCCTTTCTGGAAGGCTTTATCGTGAAGGAAGGCTCCCCCTATCCGAGCAATTGGCGAAAGTCCAAGACACTCGAAGCGTATCTCCAGGAATGTGGCATCGTGGGGATCCAGGGGATTGATACGCGCGCCCTCACCAAGCACATCCGAGACCGGGGCGCGATGGAAGGCGTCATCTCCACGGCCGACTCGAGTCCGCAGAGCCTTGTCGAGAAGGCCCGGTCGTCTCCGGGTCTCATCGGCCGTGATCTGGTGAAGGAAGTGACGTGCAGCGAGTCCTTCCGATGGCGGCAGGGGGAGTGGCGATGGGGACACGGTTACAGCGATGACCGCGTACCGACGACCGACGACCGGGAGCATAAGCGCGCGCAGTTAGATCTGTTCGGTGAACGGACATCGGACTTCGGCGAGCTCAGTCGAGCCGTTGTCGGTCAACGGTTCCAGGTGGTAGCCATCGACTGTGGGATTAAGTACAACATCCTTCGGCAGCTGGTGAGTACCGGTTGCGATGTGGTGGTTGTCCCGGCCACGACCACCGCCAACGAGATTCTGGCCTTGGATCCGGACGGCATCTTCATCAGCAATGGGCCTGGGGACCCTGAGGGAGTTATGCACCTGGTCGAGACCACCCGGCAGCTCCTTGGGAAAAGACCGATTTTCGGGATCTGTCTCGGACACCAGATTCTAGGCCTCGCCCTGGGTGGCCGTACATATAAACTCAAATTTGGCCATCACGGGGCCAACCACCCGGTCAAGGAGCTTCACACCGGGAAGGTTGAGGTCACGACTCAAAACCACGGGTTTGCCGTCGACATCGACTCAATCCCGGGCGGGGAGGTGGAACTGACTCACGTGAATTTGAATGATGGGACCGTCGAAGGGATGCGGCACATTCGCCTACCCGTCTTTTCGGTTCAGTACCATCCCGAGGCCTCGCCGGGCCCGCACGACTCGCGCTACCTCTTTGACCGTTTTGTGGCTTTGATGGAGCGAAACCGGTGTACGCGCGAGCCGGTGGAGCTTCTCCACGTCGAGGGCACCCGGATCCGCCAGCGAGGAGGCATCGCCATCTAA
- the budA gene encoding acetolactate decarboxylase — protein MAIEEKFIQFLHALRHHRKHPHGKHSRVHESDHRHAHEVFQTSTINALLEGIYDGEMTYGGLREHGDFGLGTFNALDGEMIALNGNFYQVKSDGVAYPVDDAQKTPFAVVQFFEPEAHYVIDREMEYEQLKDYLQTVIPIMNFFYAIRLDGLFKYVKTRSVPRQTKPYPPLVEVTKTQPVFEFFDVSGALVGFRFPDYAQGMNMPGYHLHFLTEDHKAGGHVLDLQLQRGKLAVEHTSNFHMELPKEGMFLNADLSQDQRETLRQAEE, from the coding sequence ATGGCCATTGAGGAAAAATTCATTCAGTTTCTTCACGCTCTCCGGCATCACCGAAAACATCCCCACGGCAAGCACTCCCGGGTGCACGAGAGCGACCACCGCCACGCACATGAAGTCTTTCAGACCTCAACGATCAATGCCTTACTCGAAGGGATTTACGATGGCGAAATGACCTATGGGGGGTTGCGTGAACATGGTGACTTCGGTCTTGGCACCTTCAACGCCTTGGACGGGGAGATGATCGCTTTGAACGGAAACTTTTACCAAGTAAAGTCGGATGGCGTCGCCTACCCCGTGGACGACGCACAGAAGACGCCATTTGCGGTTGTGCAGTTTTTCGAGCCAGAAGCCCACTACGTGATCGACCGCGAGATGGAGTACGAACAACTCAAAGACTACTTGCAGACCGTGATTCCAATAATGAATTTCTTCTACGCAATCCGCCTTGATGGCCTTTTCAAATACGTCAAAACAAGGAGTGTGCCTCGGCAGACCAAACCGTACCCCCCATTAGTCGAGGTGACAAAGACCCAGCCAGTCTTCGAGTTCTTTGACGTTTCGGGCGCGCTTGTGGGCTTTCGCTTTCCCGACTACGCCCAAGGCATGAATATGCCGGGCTACCACCTGCACTTTCTCACCGAGGACCACAAGGCAGGCGGGCACGTCCTCGACCTCCAACTGCAACGGGGGAAGCTCGCGGTCGAACATACGTCGAATTTCCATATGGAACTACCCAAGGAGGGAATGTTCTTGAACGCCGACTTGTCCCAAGACCAACGAGAAACGCTGCGCCAGGCAGAGGAATAA
- a CDS encoding amidohydrolase family protein produces the protein MAIRGERIVALGLDLSHLIGPETKIVEAAGKYLTPGLIDGHTHLDNIQSLHEFLYEAVPRGLTTVITELVHVANVGGAAAFRTFLAGLEDLPILVYTTAPSISLLCSDRGDGRSAISSDEVADLLEHPLVLGLGEVYWHLALQAPPDLMALIEKARRLRKQVEGHAAGARGWKLQQYMGLGIGSCHESITPEDVIDRLRLGVHTMVREGSVRQDLGVLKEVVSSGVDLRRLILVTDTVWPDDLLRRGVMDHAVRRAIELGLDRVAAVRAASLSCAEHFGLDHLVGGLGPGKYANLLVVPDLTRMEPEVVISKGSVVAQDGRCLVRVKGNSQIRRVLPAPTLPHPLTPGDLKVPADRLGGWTQVRVLGIAGPILTRELTLSLPVEGGEVIMEPQADVLKAAVFDRRGLGQRTVGFVKGFGLRQGAVASSLSYDVSNLVAVGARDADIARVLNRLVEIGGGFVVVVDGEVVEELPMPIGGIISEEPVPNLAEKLDRIKRVLKDLGSLLQDPLLTLQALTFTAIPALRLRERGLVQVKTGQIVPLLIETS, from the coding sequence GTGGCGATTCGCGGGGAGCGGATTGTCGCTTTAGGCCTCGACCTCAGCCATCTTATTGGTCCCGAGACCAAAATTGTCGAGGCGGCAGGTAAGTATCTCACCCCGGGTCTGATTGATGGACACACCCACCTAGATAACATCCAAAGCCTGCATGAGTTCCTGTATGAGGCCGTGCCAAGGGGACTCACCACTGTCATTACAGAGTTAGTCCACGTGGCAAATGTAGGAGGGGCCGCAGCCTTCCGGACCTTCCTGGCGGGTCTGGAGGACCTCCCGATTCTGGTTTACACCACCGCTCCTTCTATCTCCCTTCTCTGCTCTGACCGGGGGGATGGCCGGTCGGCCATTTCATCTGACGAAGTGGCAGACCTGCTGGAGCACCCTCTCGTGCTGGGGCTCGGGGAGGTCTACTGGCATCTCGCACTGCAGGCCCCGCCCGACCTCATGGCCCTGATCGAAAAGGCCCGTCGTCTGCGAAAGCAGGTGGAGGGGCACGCCGCCGGGGCCCGCGGGTGGAAGCTCCAGCAGTACATGGGCCTCGGAATCGGCTCCTGCCACGAGTCAATCACACCAGAGGACGTGATCGACCGGCTTCGCCTGGGGGTACATACAATGGTTCGGGAGGGTTCGGTGCGGCAGGACCTGGGCGTCCTGAAGGAAGTGGTCTCGTCCGGGGTGGATCTCCGGCGTCTGATCCTGGTAACCGATACTGTCTGGCCCGATGATCTCTTGCGCCGGGGCGTCATGGACCATGCGGTCCGCCGTGCCATCGAGCTTGGTCTCGATCGCGTTGCGGCAGTCCGGGCGGCCAGCCTCTCCTGTGCCGAGCACTTCGGTCTCGACCACCTGGTGGGGGGCCTTGGTCCGGGCAAGTATGCCAACCTCTTGGTAGTTCCGGATCTTACGCGGATGGAACCCGAGGTGGTAATTAGTAAGGGTAGCGTGGTGGCGCAGGACGGAAGATGTCTCGTAAGGGTCAAGGGGAATTCTCAAATCCGGCGGGTTCTCCCCGCGCCTACGTTGCCGCACCCTCTCACGCCGGGGGATCTCAAAGTCCCTGCGGACCGCTTAGGTGGGTGGACCCAGGTGAGGGTTCTAGGCATTGCGGGACCCATTCTGACACGGGAACTCACACTGTCACTGCCGGTCGAGGGGGGAGAGGTGATCATGGAGCCTCAAGCGGATGTTCTGAAGGCTGCCGTCTTTGACCGGAGAGGTCTTGGGCAGAGGACGGTCGGGTTCGTCAAAGGATTTGGCCTGCGGCAAGGGGCGGTTGCCTCGAGCCTTTCCTACGACGTGAGCAATCTAGTGGCCGTCGGGGCCCGGGATGCAGATATCGCACGAGTTCTGAACCGATTGGTAGAGATCGGCGGCGGCTTTGTCGTAGTAGTCGATGGGGAGGTCGTAGAGGAGCTCCCCATGCCGATCGGGGGGATCATTAGCGAAGAGCCGGTCCCGAACTTGGCCGAGAAGCTCGATCGAATAAAGCGGGTGCTCAAAGACCTGGGCTCACTGCTTCAGGATCCCCTCCTCACCCTCCAGGCCCTTACCTTCACCGCGATTCCGGCCTTGAGGCTCAGGGAGCGCGGGCTTGTCCAGGTCAAAACGGGTCAGATAGTCCCACTGCTGATAGAGACTTCCTAA
- a CDS encoding tetratricopeptide repeat protein, with protein sequence MEDPARLEQAEFFFQEGYRHQMNGDLDAAVEHYRRSIELYPTAEAHTFLGWAYSFQGKIDKAIQECEIAIQVDPNFGNPYNDIAVYLMEKGEYDEAIPWLTKAMEAKRYEPRHYPHINLSRVYAKMGKTHEAIAEVRKALKIEPDHQGARRELHRLIGMLN encoded by the coding sequence ATGGAGGATCCTGCCCGTCTCGAGCAGGCGGAATTCTTCTTTCAGGAGGGTTATCGACATCAAATGAACGGTGATCTCGATGCGGCCGTCGAGCACTACCGGCGCTCTATCGAGCTCTATCCCACTGCAGAGGCCCACACCTTTCTGGGATGGGCGTATAGCTTTCAGGGAAAGATCGATAAAGCCATTCAAGAGTGCGAGATTGCCATCCAAGTCGACCCCAATTTTGGCAATCCCTATAACGACATCGCGGTCTATCTTATGGAAAAGGGGGAATACGACGAAGCCATCCCCTGGCTCACGAAGGCCATGGAAGCCAAACGATACGAACCCCGACACTATCCCCACATCAACCTGAGCCGTGTATATGCCAAGATGGGGAAGACCCACGAGGCCATTGCCGAGGTTCGGAAGGCATTAAAAATCGAACCCGATCACCAGGGGGCTCGCCGAGAACTGCACCGCCTGATCGGCATGCTTAACTAA
- a CDS encoding aspartate carbamoyltransferase catalytic subunit has translation MALKRKDLLTIRELESDEIHLILDTADSMKEIASREIKKVPTLRGKTLINLFYEPSTRTRTSFEIAGKWLSADVINISTTVSSVTKGESLLDTGKTLQAMRPDVVVIRHPVPGAPKILADRLQASIINAGDGAHEHPTQALLDLLTIRERLGRLKGLTVAIVGDISHSRVARSGIQAMRKVGMDVRVAGPPTLLPRHPEELGAQVTTDVEAAIADADVIMMLRIQRERQGPTLLPSLREYSRLFGLTVDRVKRAREGVLIMHPGPLNRGVEIAPEVADGPYSLILDQVTNGVAIRMALLYLLMGGHAATN, from the coding sequence ATGGCCTTGAAGCGAAAGGATCTGCTAACGATCCGAGAGCTGGAGTCGGATGAGATCCATCTGATCCTGGACACCGCTGACTCGATGAAAGAGATCGCCTCTCGAGAGATCAAGAAGGTTCCCACGCTCCGCGGGAAGACCCTGATCAACCTCTTTTACGAGCCGAGCACCCGCACGCGGACCTCGTTCGAGATCGCCGGCAAGTGGCTCAGTGCCGATGTCATCAACATTTCCACAACCGTTTCTTCGGTGACCAAGGGCGAGTCCCTCCTCGATACTGGGAAAACCCTTCAGGCTATGCGACCGGATGTGGTGGTGATCCGCCACCCGGTCCCGGGGGCGCCCAAGATCCTGGCCGATCGCCTCCAAGCCTCGATCATAAACGCCGGGGACGGGGCCCACGAGCATCCTACTCAGGCCCTCCTCGACCTGCTCACCATCCGAGAGCGTCTGGGACGTTTAAAAGGCCTCACGGTCGCCATCGTGGGAGATATCAGCCACAGCCGGGTCGCGCGATCCGGGATCCAGGCTATGCGCAAGGTAGGAATGGATGTTCGCGTGGCAGGCCCGCCCACGCTACTGCCCCGACACCCCGAGGAGCTCGGCGCCCAGGTCACCACCGACGTGGAAGCTGCCATCGCGGATGCCGACGTGATCATGATGTTGCGAATCCAGAGGGAGCGGCAGGGGCCCACCCTCCTCCCCTCCCTCCGCGAGTATAGCCGGCTCTTCGGTCTCACCGTCGACCGTGTGAAAAGGGCGAGGGAGGGAGTCCTGATCATGCACCCAGGGCCTCTCAATCGGGGTGTCGAGATCGCCCCGGAGGTTGCCGATGGTCCCTACAGCCTCATCCTCGATCAGGTCACGAACGGGGTGGCCATCCGCATGGCGTTGCTGTATCTCCTCATGGGCGGACACGCGGCCACCAACTAA
- a CDS encoding M48 family metallopeptidase, with product MRSTVIGIFCLSLLVAGVSLSNTGASVKEIALRYFTPEEIARGKSYMGGRYLLFAARSAITLGFFLLFVFTPASRTLRDFSATWAGYRPWLALTFYAACLLLLYRLLLLPIDLYGGYFREHAYGLSTQGLDGWFKDWGKGLILQVILLLPAVNLLYVLIRRDPHRWFVAGAGILGIMILLLTFLAPVLIDPLFHTFTPLKDADLKARVLRLAERAGIPVEQVLETDASRRTVKANAYVTGFGRTKRIVLYDTLVKRASADEVEVVLAHEIGHRMYHHIWKGVGLSVLAFFLGFVIAALVLQWGTTRGLLTHSADPAGLPLLLLTLFALSLVTLPLQNAISRGFERQADLAALELSENRDAYVKVEVDLARSNLADITPPGWAVLFLYTHPPVLERISVAEQT from the coding sequence ATGCGTTCCACCGTGATCGGGATATTCTGCTTGAGTCTCCTGGTAGCAGGAGTGAGCCTCAGTAACACCGGTGCCTCGGTCAAGGAGATCGCGCTCCGTTACTTTACCCCGGAGGAGATCGCGCGGGGCAAAAGCTACATGGGAGGGCGGTACCTTCTCTTCGCCGCCCGCAGCGCAATTACTCTTGGTTTCTTTCTTCTATTCGTCTTCACACCTGCCTCACGAACCCTGCGGGACTTCAGCGCGACCTGGGCCGGCTATCGGCCATGGCTCGCGTTGACCTTCTATGCTGCATGCCTGTTGCTGCTCTATCGGCTTCTTCTCCTCCCGATAGATCTCTACGGAGGGTACTTTCGGGAGCACGCCTATGGCCTCTCGACCCAGGGGCTCGATGGGTGGTTCAAGGACTGGGGGAAGGGACTGATCCTGCAGGTGATTCTACTCTTGCCGGCGGTGAACCTGCTCTATGTTCTTATCCGTCGGGACCCCCACCGCTGGTTCGTCGCGGGCGCCGGGATTCTCGGGATCATGATCCTCCTCCTCACCTTCCTGGCCCCGGTACTGATCGATCCTCTCTTTCACACCTTCACCCCACTCAAGGATGCCGACCTGAAGGCCCGAGTCCTGAGACTGGCAGAGCGTGCGGGAATCCCCGTGGAGCAGGTGCTAGAGACGGATGCCAGCCGAAGAACGGTAAAGGCGAATGCCTATGTTACCGGCTTCGGCCGGACTAAGCGTATTGTTCTCTATGATACGCTCGTGAAGCGAGCCTCTGCTGATGAGGTTGAGGTAGTCTTGGCCCACGAGATCGGCCACCGGATGTATCACCACATTTGGAAGGGGGTAGGTCTTTCCGTCCTCGCGTTTTTCCTAGGTTTCGTTATCGCCGCACTGGTCCTCCAGTGGGGGACCACCCGGGGTCTCCTCACGCATTCGGCCGATCCCGCGGGGCTCCCTCTGCTCTTATTGACCCTTTTCGCTCTGAGCCTTGTGACCCTTCCACTCCAGAATGCCATCTCTCGAGGGTTCGAACGCCAAGCGGATCTTGCGGCGCTCGAGCTTTCGGAAAATCGCGACGCGTACGTTAAAGTAGAAGTAGATTTGGCGCGATCCAACCTGGCCGATATCACTCCCCCCGGCTGGGCCGTCCTTTTCCTGTATACGCACCCCCCGGTTCTTGAGCGTATCTCGGTCGCGGAGCAGACGTAA
- the ligA gene encoding NAD-dependent DNA ligase LigA, translating to MKDSKKAKARVEELRQLIRHHIYLYYVLARPEISDAEYDRLFNELKLLEKQHPQYIVPDSATLLVSGGVAVVAEGFAPVEHSSPMLSLDNAATEEDVREFEARMHRILPGTTFDYVCEPKIDGLGVALVYEKGKFVRGATRGDGRVGEDVIHNLRTIRNLPSVLRGPLAQYELLEVRGEVFMWKAAFQKLNRYLEEAGESPFANPRNAAAGSLRQKDSGITAKRPLDITLYQLGTATPPASFATHWEILEAFRESGLPVSREVRLCGDLDAAIAYHREMEARRNEIGYETDGVVLKVNNLDQRMTLSFTTHHPRWAIAFKFRSQEAQTRIRRILINVGRTGALTPSAEVDPVEIAGATISRTTLHNADEIARLDVREGDLVLIKRAGDVIPHVVHVVPETDHKSRPRFRMPPRCPVCRGHAYRPEGEVVWRCSNAACPAQLKGRLLHYGSRRAMDIEHLGEKVVDQLVDRGLVKDFADLYHIELETLASLERLANKSATNLYEAIQGSKSRGLSRLIFALGIRYIGENVASLLAQHYGSMDKLVGATEEDIAGIYGIGPRIAATAAEFFAQKENRRVIERLQAVGVRMTEVTAPGVKKILAGKTFVLTGVLPAMSRDEAKATITRLGGRVTSSVSKKTNYVVVGTDPGSKYDDARRLGIPILDEAAFKKLIAGG from the coding sequence ATGAAGGATTCGAAAAAGGCAAAGGCGAGGGTTGAGGAGCTTCGGCAGCTCATCCGCCATCACATTTACCTCTATTATGTGCTCGCCCGGCCCGAGATTTCTGACGCCGAATACGACCGCCTGTTCAATGAACTCAAGCTGTTAGAAAAGCAGCATCCACAGTATATCGTCCCCGATTCCGCGACTTTGCTCGTCAGCGGGGGAGTAGCCGTAGTGGCCGAGGGCTTTGCCCCCGTCGAGCACAGCAGTCCGATGCTCTCGCTGGACAACGCCGCCACCGAAGAGGACGTTCGAGAGTTCGAAGCCCGCATGCACCGAATTTTGCCCGGTACGACCTTCGATTACGTGTGCGAGCCCAAAATCGATGGCCTCGGTGTCGCACTGGTCTACGAGAAGGGAAAATTTGTGCGCGGGGCCACTCGAGGGGATGGAAGGGTCGGCGAGGACGTGATACACAACTTGCGAACGATTCGAAATCTGCCCTCCGTCCTGCGGGGACCGCTCGCCCAGTATGAGCTCCTCGAAGTCCGCGGTGAGGTCTTCATGTGGAAGGCGGCATTTCAGAAACTGAACCGCTATCTGGAAGAGGCAGGAGAGTCCCCGTTTGCGAACCCGCGAAACGCGGCTGCGGGGTCCCTACGGCAGAAGGATAGTGGGATTACGGCGAAGCGGCCTCTTGACATCACCCTGTACCAGCTTGGGACTGCCACCCCGCCAGCTTCGTTCGCGACCCACTGGGAGATTCTCGAGGCGTTCCGCGAGTCAGGGCTCCCCGTGAGTCGCGAGGTGAGGCTCTGTGGGGACCTGGACGCGGCCATTGCTTATCACCGCGAGATGGAGGCAAGGCGGAACGAGATCGGCTATGAAACGGACGGCGTGGTCCTGAAGGTGAACAACCTAGATCAAAGAATGACACTGAGTTTCACCACGCATCACCCCCGCTGGGCCATTGCCTTCAAGTTCAGATCGCAAGAGGCCCAGACACGGATCAGGCGGATCCTGATTAATGTCGGTCGGACAGGAGCCCTCACGCCGTCAGCCGAGGTGGATCCGGTCGAGATCGCCGGTGCCACCATCAGCCGGACCACGCTCCATAATGCTGACGAGATCGCGCGCCTCGATGTACGTGAAGGGGACTTGGTCCTGATCAAACGGGCAGGCGATGTAATCCCGCACGTGGTGCATGTTGTTCCCGAGACAGACCACAAGTCGCGTCCCCGTTTCCGGATGCCTCCGCGTTGCCCGGTCTGTAGAGGACATGCCTACCGGCCTGAGGGAGAAGTGGTCTGGCGCTGCAGCAATGCGGCCTGTCCGGCACAGCTTAAGGGGCGGCTGCTCCATTATGGGTCGCGTCGGGCCATGGACATCGAACATCTCGGCGAAAAGGTCGTTGATCAATTGGTGGACCGCGGATTGGTCAAGGACTTCGCCGATCTGTACCACATAGAGCTAGAGACATTAGCGTCCCTCGAGCGCCTGGCCAATAAATCGGCGACAAACCTGTACGAGGCCATCCAGGGAAGCAAAAGCCGGGGGCTCTCCCGTCTAATTTTTGCCCTTGGGATTCGGTACATCGGTGAAAACGTTGCCTCGTTGTTGGCACAGCATTACGGCAGCATGGACAAGCTGGTCGGGGCGACGGAGGAGGATATCGCCGGCATCTACGGTATTGGCCCTCGCATCGCAGCAACCGCCGCTGAGTTTTTCGCCCAGAAGGAGAACCGGCGGGTCATCGAGCGCTTGCAGGCAGTCGGCGTCAGGATGACAGAGGTGACGGCCCCGGGGGTGAAAAAGATCCTAGCTGGCAAGACGTTTGTGCTGACGGGTGTACTTCCGGCCATGAGCCGCGACGAGGCCAAGGCCACCATAACCCGCCTCGGTGGCCGGGTCACCTCATCGGTGAGCAAGAAGACCAACTACGTCGTTGTCGGCACAGACCCCGGCTCCAAGTACGATGACGCTCGACGGCTGGGCATCCCCATCTTGGATGAAGCAGCTTTCAAGAAGTTGATCGCTGGGGGTTAG
- a CDS encoding dihydroorotase yields the protein MRLLITGGRVIDPANGVDDTLDVLVEEGQILQVGKVQGSGSGKNKKPETRVIDATGKIVVPGLIDMHVHLREPGREDEETIASGTAAAARGGFTSICCMPNTDPVNDTASVTEYILEQAKKVGRVNVFPIGCISRGHHGEQLADIGDLAAAGCVGLSDDGKPVTNAELMRRAMEYATMFDIMVIPHCEDLTLSEGGVMHEGRVSTKLGLKGIPSAAEAVMVGRDILLSEYTGARLHVCHVSTTESIRLIREARARGAHVSGEATPHHLILTDEVVRDFHTNTKMNPPLRSAEDVTALREALIDGTIEVIATDHAPHASFEKEMEYDYAPFGIIGLETALGLILTEFYHTRLLTLPMIVERFTTNPARILQLKHKGTLVPGADADITILDPDQEWIVEENDWQSKSKNSPFIGWKLKGKAMMTIVAGQVVWETS from the coding sequence ATGCGACTCTTAATTACAGGTGGGCGAGTGATTGATCCGGCCAACGGGGTCGACGACACCCTCGATGTCCTGGTCGAAGAGGGGCAAATCCTTCAAGTAGGCAAGGTTCAGGGTTCAGGTTCGGGGAAGAACAAAAAGCCGGAGACCCGAGTTATCGATGCGACCGGCAAGATCGTGGTGCCGGGTCTTATTGATATGCACGTGCATCTCAGGGAACCGGGACGAGAAGATGAGGAGACCATCGCCTCAGGGACCGCTGCCGCGGCACGGGGAGGGTTCACCTCTATCTGTTGCATGCCGAATACCGATCCGGTGAACGACACTGCATCGGTCACCGAGTACATCCTAGAGCAGGCCAAGAAGGTGGGACGCGTGAATGTCTTCCCCATCGGATGCATCTCGAGGGGCCACCACGGCGAACAGCTGGCGGATATCGGGGACCTTGCGGCCGCGGGGTGCGTCGGGCTCTCCGATGACGGTAAGCCGGTGACAAATGCCGAACTCATGCGGCGGGCGATGGAGTACGCCACCATGTTCGACATCATGGTGATCCCCCACTGTGAAGATCTCACACTCTCCGAAGGGGGGGTAATGCACGAGGGGCGCGTGAGTACCAAATTGGGGCTCAAGGGAATCCCCTCTGCCGCGGAGGCAGTGATGGTGGGGCGAGACATCCTGTTGAGTGAGTACACAGGGGCCCGCCTCCACGTCTGTCATGTAAGCACGACGGAGTCAATCCGTCTGATCCGGGAGGCGAGGGCCCGGGGTGCTCACGTGAGCGGCGAGGCGACACCTCACCACTTGATCCTCACCGACGAAGTGGTCCGGGATTTTCACACCAATACCAAGATGAATCCCCCCCTCCGCTCGGCCGAGGATGTCACGGCGCTCCGGGAGGCGCTCATCGATGGGACCATCGAGGTCATCGCCACCGATCATGCCCCCCATGCCAGCTTCGAGAAGGAGATGGAATATGATTACGCCCCCTTCGGCATCATTGGGCTCGAGACCGCTCTCGGCCTCATCCTCACCGAGTTCTATCACACCCGTCTCCTCACCCTCCCCATGATTGTAGAGCGCTTCACGACCAACCCGGCCCGTATTCTACAGCTCAAGCACAAGGGAACGCTGGTGCCAGGCGCGGATGCAGATATCACCATCCTCGATCCGGATCAGGAATGGATCGTTGAGGAGAATGACTGGCAATCGAAGAGTAAGAACTCCCCCTTCATCGGATGGAAGCTCAAGGGGAAGGCCATGATGACCATCGTGGCCGGTCAGGTGGTTTGGGAGACGTCATGA
- the pyrR gene encoding bifunctional pyr operon transcriptional regulator/uracil phosphoribosyltransferase PyrR: protein MKVSEKSQIMDAAAIQRVLTRVAHEVIEKNKGTADLVLIGLRSRGVDLARRLSQRLKDIDGAHVPVGALDITLYRDDLGRAPPHPTVRKTEIPFSIQNKKVILVDDVLYTGRTTRAAMDGLMDLGRPRVIQLAVLVDRGHRELPIRADYVGKNVPTAKTEQVQVMLQEEDGVDRVVIMESTTDDR, encoded by the coding sequence ATGAAAGTCAGCGAAAAGTCACAAATCATGGATGCAGCAGCGATCCAGCGGGTCCTCACGCGGGTCGCCCACGAGGTCATCGAGAAAAACAAGGGGACGGCCGATCTGGTCCTCATCGGCCTCCGGAGCCGAGGAGTGGATCTCGCGCGCCGCCTGTCCCAGCGTTTGAAGGATATCGACGGGGCACATGTCCCTGTCGGAGCCCTGGACATCACCCTCTATCGGGATGACCTGGGCAGGGCGCCCCCCCATCCAACCGTGAGGAAGACCGAGATCCCCTTCTCCATCCAAAACAAGAAGGTGATCTTGGTGGATGATGTCCTTTACACCGGTCGGACGACCCGGGCGGCCATGGACGGCCTCATGGATCTGGGACGTCCCCGGGTGATCCAGCTTGCGGTACTCGTGGATCGAGGGCATCGGGAGCTGCCGATCCGGGCCGATTACGTGGGAAAGAACGTCCCCACTGCCAAGACGGAGCAGGTCCAGGTGATGCTCCAAGAGGAGGACGGAGTGGACCGCGTGGTGATCATGGAATCCACGACCGACGACCGATGA